Proteins from one Capricornis sumatraensis isolate serow.1 chromosome 2, serow.2, whole genome shotgun sequence genomic window:
- the CHRM5 gene encoding muscarinic acetylcholine receptor M5 — MEGEPYHNASTVNSTPVSHQPLERHGLLEVITIAAVTAVVSLITIVGNVFVMISFKVNSQLKTVNNYYLLSLACADLIIGIFSMNLYTTYILMGRWALGSLACDLWLALDYVASNASVMNLLVISFDRYFSITRPLTYRAKRTPKRAGIMIGLAWLISFILWAPAILCWQYLVGERTVPPDECQIQFLSEPTITFGTAIAAFYIPVSVMTILYCRIYRETEKRTKDLADLQGSDSVAEAEKRKSAHQALLRSCFSCPRPTLAQRERNQASWSSSRRSTSITGKPSQAPSPSTEWAKAEQLTTCSSYASSEDEDKPTTDPVFQVVYKSQAKESPREELSADETKQTFVNAQSEKNDYDTPKYFLSPAAAHGPKSQKWVAYKFRLVVKAEGTHDTNNGCRKVKIMPCSFPVSKDPSTKGLDPNLSHQMTKRKRMVLVKERKAAQTLSAILLAFIITWTPYNIMVLVSTFCDKCVPVTLWHLGYWLCYVNSTVNPICYALCNRTFRKTFKMLLFCRWKKKKVEEKLYWQGNSKLP, encoded by the coding sequence ATGGAAGGGGAACCTTACCACAATGCATCTACCGTCAACAGCACGCCAGTGAGTCACCAGCCTTTGGAACGCCATGGGCTGTTGGAGGTCATCACCATTGCAGCCGTCACGGCGGTGGTGAGTCTGATCACCATCGTGGGCAATGTCTTCGTCATGATCTCCTTCAAGGTCAACAGCCAGCTGAAGACAGTTAACAACTATTACCTGCTCAGCTTAGCCTGTGCAGATCTCATCATTGGGATCTTCTCCATGAACCTCTACACTACGTACATCCTCATGGGACGGTGGGCTCTCGGGAGTCTGGCTTGTGACCTCTGGCTTGCGCTGGACTATGTGGCCAGCAACGCTTCTGTCATGAACCTTCTGGTGATTAGTTTTGACCGTTACTTTTCGATCACAAGACCCCTCACGTACCGGGCCAAGCGTACCCCAAAGAGGGCTGGCATCATGATTGGCTTGGcctggctgatctccttcatccTCTGGGCCCCCGCGATCCTCTGCTGGCAGTACCTGGTTGGGGAGCGGACGGTACCTCCAGATGAGTGCCAGATCCAGTTCCTCTCTGAGCCCACCATCACTTTCGGCACTGCCATTGCCGCCTTCTACATCCCTGTTTCTGTCATGACCATCCTCTACTGCCGCATCTACCGGGAAACGGAGAAGCGAACCAAGGACCTGGCTGACCTCCAGGGCTCAGACTCCGTGGCTGAAGCTGAGAAGAGAAAgtcagctcaccaggctctgctcAGGTCCTGCTTCAGCTGCCCCCGGCCCACCCTGGCCCAGAGGGAAAGGAACCAGGCCTCCTGGTCATCCTCCCGCAGGAGCACCTCCATCACTGGGAAGCCATCCCAAGCCCCCAGCCCGAGCACTGAGTGGGCCAAAGCCGAGCAGCTAACCACCTGCAGCAGCTACGCCTCCTCAGAAGACGAGGACAAGCCCACCACTGATCCTGTCTTTCAAGTGGTTTACAAGAGTCAGGCCAAGGAAAGCCCAAGGGAAGAGTTAAGTGCTGACGAGACCAAGCAGACTTTTGTGAATgctcaaagtgaaaaaaatgactATGACACCCCAAAATACTTCCTGTCTCCAGCTGCTGCTCATGGGCCCAAGAGTCAGAAGTGGGTGGCCTACAAGTTCCGACTGGTGGTAAAAGCTGAGGGGACCCATGACACCAACAATGGGTGCCGCAAGGTAAAAATCATGCCGTGTTCCTTCCCAGTGTCCAAGGACCCCTCAACAAAAGGCCTCGATCCCAACCTCAGCCATCAGATGACCAAACGAAAGAGGATGGTTCTCGTCAAAGAGAGGAAAGCCGCCCAGACCCTGAGTGCAATTCTCCTGGCTTTCATCATCACTTGGACTCCTTACAACATCATGGTCCTGGTTTCTACCTTCTGCGACAAGTGTGTCCCAGTCACCCTGTGGCACCTGGGCTACTGGTTATGCTATGTCAATAGCACTGTCAACCCCATTTGCTATGCCCTCTGCAACAGAACCTTCAGGAAGACCTTTAAGATGCTGCTGTTCTGccgatggaaaaagaaaaaagtggaagaGAAGTTGTACTGGCAGGGCAACAGCAAGCTCCCCTGA